In Pseudomonas sp. GCEP-101, one DNA window encodes the following:
- a CDS encoding alpha-1,4-glucan--maltose-1-phosphate maltosyltransferase, with protein sequence MELENPASRAEAAANEARIVIEDVEPRLESGRFAAKAISHRASRIHARIFSDGHDKLAAEVAWREGKGQPWQKTPLLPIGNDHWEAHITPTQVGRTEFIVLAWIDSYASFRYELEKKYAAGQVVDLEFREGIELLHKVLQTAPDDCEAELGEIVRELQDSQSREARFGLFMAPRTLELMQRAEHRPFLTRSLTFELDVERPLAEFASWYELFPRSESAVPGQHGTFADVHRRLPDIAAMGFDVLYFPPIHPIGRTHRKGRNNSLQAGEGDPGSPYAIGSEEGGHDAVHPQLGTLADFRELVDAAREHGLEVALDFAIQCSPDHPWLREHPGWFSWRADGSIRHAENPPKKYEDIVNVDFYAPDAVPDLWLGLLDVVLGWVEQGVTLFRVDNPHTKPLPFWEWLIAEVRREHPQVIFLAEAFTRPAMMARLGKVGFSQSYTYFTWRNTKQELEEYLGELNQAPLRDCYRPNFFVNTPDINPYFLQRSERPGFLIRAALATMGSGLWGMYSGFELCEADPVPGKEEYFDSEKYQLRQRDYHAPGNIVGEITRLNRIRRENPALHSHLGFQAYRAFNDNILLFGKRTADLSNFILVAVSLDPHNAQEADFELPLWEFGLPDDAPMGGEDLMNGHRWTWHGKRQWMRIEPWHLPFGIWRLHPET encoded by the coding sequence ATGGAACTGGAGAACCCCGCCAGCCGGGCTGAAGCCGCCGCCAATGAGGCGCGCATCGTCATCGAGGACGTGGAGCCGCGCCTGGAGAGCGGCCGCTTTGCCGCCAAGGCCATCAGCCACCGCGCGTCGCGCATCCACGCACGGATATTCAGCGATGGCCACGACAAGCTGGCCGCCGAGGTCGCCTGGCGTGAAGGCAAGGGGCAGCCCTGGCAGAAAACGCCTTTGCTGCCGATCGGCAACGATCACTGGGAAGCGCACATCACCCCTACCCAGGTCGGCCGCACCGAGTTCATCGTGCTGGCCTGGATCGACAGCTACGCGAGCTTTCGCTACGAGCTGGAGAAAAAGTACGCCGCCGGGCAGGTGGTGGACCTCGAGTTTCGCGAAGGCATCGAACTGTTGCACAAGGTGCTGCAGACGGCGCCGGACGACTGCGAGGCGGAGCTGGGCGAGATCGTCCGCGAGCTGCAGGACAGCCAGAGCCGCGAAGCACGCTTCGGACTCTTCATGGCGCCGCGCACCCTGGAGCTGATGCAGCGCGCCGAGCACCGGCCCTTTCTCACCCGCAGCCTGACCTTCGAGCTGGACGTGGAACGCCCCCTGGCCGAATTCGCCAGCTGGTACGAGCTGTTCCCGCGTTCGGAGAGCGCGGTGCCCGGCCAGCACGGCACCTTCGCCGATGTGCACAGGCGCCTGCCGGACATCGCCGCCATGGGCTTCGACGTGCTGTATTTCCCGCCGATCCATCCCATCGGCCGCACCCACCGCAAGGGCCGCAACAACAGCCTCCAGGCGGGCGAGGGCGACCCCGGCAGCCCCTATGCCATCGGCAGCGAGGAGGGCGGCCATGACGCGGTGCACCCGCAGTTGGGCACCCTGGCGGACTTCCGCGAACTGGTGGATGCCGCCCGCGAGCACGGCCTGGAAGTCGCCCTGGACTTCGCCATCCAGTGCTCGCCGGACCACCCCTGGCTGCGCGAGCACCCCGGCTGGTTCAGCTGGCGCGCAGACGGCAGCATCCGCCATGCGGAAAACCCGCCGAAGAAGTACGAGGACATCGTCAACGTCGATTTCTACGCGCCGGACGCGGTGCCCGACCTCTGGCTCGGCCTGCTCGACGTGGTGCTGGGCTGGGTGGAGCAGGGCGTGACCCTGTTCCGCGTGGACAACCCGCACACCAAGCCGCTGCCGTTCTGGGAATGGCTGATCGCCGAGGTGCGGCGCGAGCACCCGCAGGTGATTTTCCTCGCCGAGGCGTTCACCCGCCCGGCGATGATGGCGCGCCTGGGCAAGGTCGGATTCAGCCAGAGCTACACCTACTTCACCTGGCGCAATACCAAGCAGGAGCTGGAGGAGTATCTCGGCGAGCTGAACCAGGCGCCGCTGCGCGACTGCTACCGGCCGAACTTCTTCGTCAATACGCCGGACATCAACCCGTATTTCCTGCAGCGCTCCGAGCGCCCCGGTTTCCTCATCCGCGCGGCGCTGGCGACCATGGGGTCGGGGCTATGGGGCATGTACTCGGGCTTCGAACTGTGCGAGGCCGACCCGGTGCCGGGCAAGGAGGAGTATTTCGATTCGGAGAAGTACCAGCTGCGCCAGCGCGACTACCACGCGCCCGGCAACATCGTCGGCGAGATCACCCGGCTCAACCGCATCCGCCGCGAGAACCCGGCGCTGCACAGCCACCTGGGCTTCCAGGCCTACCGCGCGTTCAACGACAACATCCTGCTGTTCGGCAAGCGCACCGCGGACCTCTCCAACTTCATTCTGGTGGCGGTCAGCCTCGACCCGCACAACGCCCAGGAAGCCGACTTCGAACTGCCGCTGTGGGAGTTCGGCCTGCCCGATGACGCGCCCATGGGTGGCGAGGACCTGATGAACGGCCACCGCTGGACCTGGCACGGCAAGCGCCAGTGGATGCGCATCGAGCCCTGGCACCTGCCGTTCGGCATCTGGCGCCTGCACCCCGAGACCTGA
- the ku gene encoding non-homologous end joining protein Ku has translation MARVIWKGAISFGLVHIPVALNSASRSSGTDFDWLDERSLEPVGYKRVNKITGKEVPKEHIVKGVELEKGRYVVISEEEIRAARPEATQTIDILSFIDIEEIPVPFYDSPYYLTPEKRGEKVYVLLRDTLKKTGKAAVCQLVMHSRQHLAMLREEGEAILLMTLRWPADVREVDELGLALDKVKLDKREAEMAERLVKDMTGQWQPAEYEDTFSEEIHRLVEQKAAKGQLAQVPEAEAKGGEGADIIDLTELLKRSLKGDGKKRTAASAPAKKSPASKPASKGAARRKTS, from the coding sequence ATGGCCCGTGTGATCTGGAAGGGCGCCATCAGCTTCGGCCTGGTGCACATCCCCGTGGCGCTCAACAGCGCCTCGCGTTCCAGCGGCACCGACTTCGACTGGCTGGACGAGCGCAGCCTGGAGCCGGTGGGATACAAGCGGGTGAACAAGATCACCGGCAAGGAGGTGCCCAAGGAGCACATCGTCAAGGGCGTGGAGCTGGAGAAGGGGCGCTATGTGGTGATCAGCGAGGAGGAAATCCGCGCCGCGCGGCCGGAGGCGACCCAGACCATCGACATCCTCAGCTTCATCGATATCGAGGAGATCCCCGTGCCGTTCTACGACTCGCCGTACTATCTGACGCCGGAGAAGCGCGGTGAGAAGGTCTACGTGCTGCTGCGCGATACCCTGAAGAAGACCGGCAAGGCCGCGGTCTGCCAGTTGGTGATGCACAGCCGCCAGCACCTGGCGATGCTGCGCGAGGAGGGCGAGGCGATCCTGCTGATGACCCTGCGCTGGCCGGCGGATGTGCGCGAGGTGGACGAACTGGGCCTGGCGCTGGACAAGGTCAAGCTGGACAAGCGCGAGGCGGAGATGGCCGAACGCCTGGTCAAGGACATGACCGGCCAGTGGCAACCGGCGGAATACGAGGACACCTTCAGCGAGGAAATCCACCGCCTGGTGGAACAGAAGGCCGCCAAGGGGCAACTGGCCCAGGTGCCGGAAGCCGAAGCCAAGGGCGGGGAAGGCGCCGACATCATCGACCTCACCGAACTGCTCAAACGCAGCCTCAAGGGCGATGGCAAGAAGCGCACGGCCGCCAGCGCGCCGGCGAAGAAGAGCCCGGCCAGCAAGCCCGCCAGCAAGGGCGCGGCCAGGCGCAAGACGTCCTGA
- a CDS encoding MgtC/SapB family protein, with product MDLLERIWATLVAEFSDLSEVEQITRASLRLSLAVLLGGVLGYERESKGKAAGLRTHMLVTLGAALFVMAIREGSTEADAVSRVIQGIAAGIGFLCAGTILKGSRASDVKGLTTAAGLWLSTAIGISVGLGHSATAVLGTLLALLVLHCLPHAGERRAERLSINEQQREDRDVP from the coding sequence ATGGACCTACTGGAGCGCATCTGGGCGACGCTGGTCGCCGAGTTCTCCGACCTCAGCGAAGTCGAGCAGATCACCCGCGCCTCGCTGCGCCTGTCGCTGGCGGTGCTGCTGGGTGGCGTGCTGGGCTATGAGCGCGAGAGCAAGGGCAAGGCCGCCGGCCTGCGCACCCACATGCTGGTGACGCTGGGCGCGGCGCTGTTCGTGATGGCGATCCGCGAAGGCAGTACGGAGGCGGACGCCGTCAGCCGCGTGATCCAGGGCATCGCCGCCGGCATCGGGTTCCTCTGCGCGGGGACGATCCTCAAGGGCAGCCGCGCCTCCGATGTAAAGGGGCTGACCACGGCGGCCGGTCTGTGGCTGAGCACCGCCATCGGCATCAGCGTTGGCCTGGGGCATTCGGCGACCGCCGTGCTCGGCACCTTGCTGGCGCTGCTGGTGCTGCATTGCCTGCCCCATGCCGGCGAGCGCCGGGCCGAGCGCCTTTCCATCAACGAACAGCAGCGGGAGGACCGCGATGTTCCGTGA
- a CDS encoding GNAT family N-acetyltransferase, with protein sequence MIRDFRDDDMDCVLDIWLRASQQAHGFIESDFWQQRLQDMRNVYLPAAASRVLESDGRVSGFYSLHDGALAALFVAPECQGRGLGSHLLSDAKIHLPMLELAVYSANAGAVAFYQRHGFVVLEERQDAHTGHPEVRMGWSARPAVCGG encoded by the coding sequence CTGATCCGTGACTTTCGCGACGACGACATGGACTGCGTGCTGGATATCTGGCTGCGCGCCTCGCAACAGGCCCACGGCTTCATCGAGAGCGATTTCTGGCAGCAACGCCTGCAGGACATGCGCAACGTCTACCTGCCCGCCGCCGCGTCGCGCGTCCTCGAGAGCGACGGCCGGGTGAGCGGTTTCTACAGCCTGCACGACGGCGCACTGGCCGCGCTGTTCGTCGCCCCCGAATGCCAGGGCCGCGGCCTGGGCTCGCACCTGCTCAGCGACGCGAAGATCCACCTGCCCATGCTCGAGCTGGCGGTCTATTCGGCCAACGCCGGCGCCGTCGCCTTCTATCAGCGGCACGGCTTCGTGGTGCTGGAAGAACGCCAGGACGCACACACCGGGCACCCCGAAGTGCGCATGGGCTGGAGCGCGCGCCCGGCGGTTTGCGGAGGTTGA
- a CDS encoding glycogen/starch/alpha-glucan phosphorylase, translating to MALDSMPDQSAVETFKHAVLTRLRYAVGKDPSDAFDHDWFEAVALATSKYQVDNWEETTRAIDRSARKHVYYLSLEFLIGRLLIDNLSNLGLLDVARQALSELGVDLERIRLLEPDAALGNGGLGRLAACFMESMATLDIPAHGYGIRYEHGLFKQVIGDGWQLEHTETWLDFGNPWEFERPESTYSVGFGGIVHSEPDANGVERQRWEPLERVRAVAYDMPVVGWRTASVNTLRLWRARAEDTLKLDRFNAGDHLGAVADTVRAESISRVLYPADSTEAGQELRLRQEYFFVAASLQDLMQRHLGKGEDVYSLPERVAIQLNDTHPAIAVAELMRLLLDERGLDWYDAWELTVATLSYTNHTLLPEALESWPVGLMERLLPRHMQIIYLINAFHIDALRAKDIHDFSLLRSVSLIEEDHGRRVRMGNLAFLGSHCVNGVSALHTELMRETVFRDLHRLYPNRISNKTNGVTFRRWLFQTNPELTELLVETLGEDVLDDPENRLRDLAAHAEKSAVRQRFAQQRRNAKQRLAALIEERMGLRVDPDALFDVHVKRIHEYKRQLLNLLHTVALYQDIRSDPTTERVPRVKIFAGKAAPSYVLAKLIIKLANDISRTVNADPTVRGLLKVVFIPNYNVSLAESIIPAADLSEQISTAGLEASGTSNMKFALNGALTIGTLDGANVEMCERIGPENMFIFGLKAQQVEARKRAGELAMHNEIASSPRLQEALMAVSSGVFSPDDPQRYTALVDSLRFDDRFMVCPDFDAYWDAQERVEQLWRKPSRWWKASMLNTARVGWFSSDRTIREYAQDIWKVPTGPQ from the coding sequence ATGGCCCTGGACAGCATGCCCGATCAGTCGGCAGTCGAAACCTTCAAGCACGCCGTGCTCACCCGTTTGCGCTACGCGGTGGGCAAGGACCCCTCCGACGCCTTCGACCATGACTGGTTCGAGGCCGTGGCCCTGGCCACCAGCAAGTACCAGGTGGACAACTGGGAAGAGACCACCCGCGCCATCGATCGCAGCGCGCGCAAGCACGTCTACTACCTGTCCCTGGAATTCCTCATTGGCCGCCTGCTGATCGACAACCTGAGCAACCTCGGCCTGCTCGACGTGGCGCGCCAGGCGCTCTCGGAACTGGGCGTGGACCTGGAGCGCATCCGCCTGCTGGAGCCTGACGCGGCACTGGGCAACGGCGGCCTCGGGCGCCTCGCGGCGTGCTTCATGGAGAGCATGGCGACGCTGGACATCCCCGCCCACGGCTACGGCATCCGCTACGAGCACGGGCTGTTCAAGCAGGTGATCGGCGACGGCTGGCAACTGGAACACACCGAAACCTGGCTGGACTTCGGCAACCCCTGGGAATTCGAACGGCCCGAATCGACCTACAGCGTCGGTTTCGGCGGCATCGTCCACAGCGAGCCGGACGCCAATGGCGTCGAGCGCCAGCGCTGGGAGCCCCTGGAGCGCGTGCGTGCGGTGGCCTACGACATGCCGGTGGTCGGCTGGCGCACCGCCAGCGTCAACACCCTGCGGCTATGGCGCGCCCGCGCCGAGGACACCCTCAAGCTCGACCGATTCAACGCCGGCGACCACCTGGGCGCGGTGGCCGACACCGTGCGCGCGGAGAGCATCTCCCGCGTGCTCTACCCGGCGGACAGCACTGAAGCCGGGCAGGAACTGCGCCTGCGCCAGGAGTACTTCTTCGTCGCCGCCTCGCTGCAGGACCTGATGCAGCGTCACCTGGGCAAGGGCGAGGATGTCTACAGCCTGCCCGAGCGCGTGGCCATCCAGCTCAACGACACCCACCCGGCGATTGCCGTGGCCGAGCTGATGCGCCTGCTGCTGGACGAACGCGGGCTGGACTGGTACGACGCCTGGGAACTGACCGTGGCGACCCTGTCGTACACCAACCACACCCTGCTGCCGGAGGCGCTGGAATCCTGGCCGGTGGGGCTGATGGAACGCCTGCTGCCGCGCCACATGCAGATCATCTACCTGATCAACGCCTTCCACATCGACGCCCTGCGCGCCAAGGACATCCACGACTTCAGCCTGTTGCGCTCGGTGTCGCTGATCGAGGAGGACCACGGCCGCCGCGTGCGCATGGGCAACCTGGCGTTCCTCGGCTCGCACTGCGTCAACGGCGTCTCCGCGCTGCACACCGAGCTGATGCGCGAAACGGTGTTCCGCGACCTGCACCGGCTCTACCCCAACCGCATCAGCAACAAGACCAACGGCGTGACCTTCCGCCGCTGGTTGTTCCAGACCAACCCCGAGCTGACCGAACTGCTGGTGGAAACCCTGGGCGAGGACGTGCTGGACGACCCCGAGAACCGCCTGCGCGACCTCGCCGCCCATGCCGAGAAGTCCGCCGTGCGCCAGCGCTTCGCCCAGCAGCGGCGCAACGCCAAGCAGCGCCTGGCGGCCCTGATCGAGGAGCGCATGGGCCTGCGCGTCGACCCGGACGCCCTGTTCGACGTGCACGTCAAGCGCATCCACGAATACAAGCGGCAACTGCTCAACCTGCTGCACACCGTGGCGCTGTACCAGGACATCCGCAGCGACCCCACCACCGAACGCGTGCCGCGGGTGAAGATCTTCGCCGGCAAGGCCGCGCCCAGCTACGTGCTGGCCAAGCTGATCATCAAGCTGGCCAACGACATCAGCCGCACGGTCAACGCCGACCCCACCGTGCGCGGGCTGCTCAAGGTGGTGTTCATCCCCAACTACAACGTCAGCCTGGCCGAGTCGATCATCCCCGCGGCGGACCTTTCCGAGCAGATCTCCACGGCGGGCCTGGAGGCTTCCGGCACCAGCAACATGAAGTTCGCGCTCAACGGCGCGCTGACCATCGGCACCCTCGACGGCGCCAACGTCGAGATGTGCGAGCGCATCGGCCCGGAGAACATGTTCATCTTCGGCCTCAAGGCGCAGCAGGTGGAAGCGCGCAAGCGGGCGGGGGAGCTGGCGATGCACAACGAGATCGCCAGTTCGCCGCGCCTGCAGGAAGCGCTGATGGCGGTGAGCAGCGGGGTATTCTCGCCGGACGACCCGCAGCGCTACACCGCGCTGGTGGACAGCCTGCGCTTCGACGACCGCTTCATGGTCTGCCCGGACTTCGACGCCTACTGGGACGCCCAGGAGCGCGTCGAACAGCTGTGGAGAAAACCCTCGCGCTGGTGGAAAGCTTCTATGCTCAACACCGCGCGGGTCGGCTGGTTCTCGTCTGACCGCACCATCCGCGAATACGCCCAGGACATCTGGAAGGTGCCCACGGGACCACAATAA
- a CDS encoding Rho termination factor N-terminal domain-containing protein, with translation MPRGSKDKYTDKQKRKAEHIEESYENRGVSKDEAEARAWATVNKQSGGGERSGGSGQKKSAPAKAASRRSSAKRAVATKHGVPRPDQSLESMTKAELLNRARTRHIAGRSSMRKQQLIDALRKAA, from the coding sequence ATGCCAAGGGGCAGCAAAGACAAGTACACCGACAAGCAGAAGCGCAAGGCCGAGCACATCGAGGAAAGCTACGAGAACCGCGGCGTCTCCAAGGACGAAGCCGAAGCCCGCGCCTGGGCCACGGTCAACAAGCAGTCCGGCGGCGGCGAGCGCAGCGGCGGCTCGGGGCAGAAGAAGAGCGCGCCGGCCAAGGCCGCCTCGCGCCGCAGTTCGGCCAAGCGCGCCGTGGCCACCAAGCACGGCGTGCCCCGGCCGGACCAGTCGCTGGAATCGATGACCAAGGCCGAGCTGCTCAACCGCGCCCGCACCCGGCACATCGCCGGCCGTTCGAGCATGCGCAAGCAGCAGCTGATCGACGCCCTGCGCAAGGCCGCCTGA
- a CDS encoding DUF883 family protein: MGSYRWFPSSRNSGVQELQSLVSDLESLLESGRDLTADQLPAFKAKLRHLVDESRETSEHLVERSRRAIQASGEYVGEHPWQTAAILAAAAGILAAACALSRQR; this comes from the coding sequence ATGGGCAGCTATCGATGGTTCCCTTCATCCCGCAATAGCGGCGTACAGGAGCTGCAATCACTGGTGAGCGACCTGGAAAGCCTGCTGGAAAGCGGCCGCGACCTCACCGCCGACCAACTGCCGGCGTTCAAGGCCAAGCTGCGCCACCTGGTGGACGAGAGCCGCGAAACCAGCGAGCACCTGGTGGAGCGCAGCCGCCGGGCGATCCAGGCCAGCGGCGAATACGTCGGCGAGCATCCCTGGCAGACCGCCGCGATACTCGCGGCGGCCGCCGGCATCCTTGCCGCGGCCTGCGCCTTGAGCCGCCAGCGCTGA
- a CDS encoding SDR family oxidoreductase has product MSETQTLPPQHQDQQPGSEQQMQPQPEFVSGQYRAAAKLAGKVAIVTGGDSGIGRAVAVTFARERADVVLLYLNESEDALKTCQIIESLGQQCLEMAGDVADAGFCAEVARRVQERWGRVDVLVNNAGEQHPQERLEDISEEQWERTFRTNIFGMFQLTKAVLPLMREGGTIVNTTSITAYKGNPTLIDYSSTKGAITSFTRSLAMNLVKRGIRVNAVAPGPIWTPLIPSTFDAEQVATFGSNTPMGRPGQPEELAPAYVYLASTDSSYVSGQVLHVNGGTVVNG; this is encoded by the coding sequence ATGAGCGAGACCCAGACCCTGCCGCCCCAGCACCAGGACCAGCAGCCCGGCTCCGAGCAGCAGATGCAGCCGCAGCCTGAATTCGTCTCCGGCCAATACCGCGCCGCCGCCAAGCTGGCCGGCAAGGTGGCTATCGTCACCGGCGGCGACAGCGGCATCGGCCGCGCGGTGGCGGTGACCTTCGCCCGCGAGCGCGCCGACGTGGTGCTGCTGTACCTCAACGAATCCGAGGATGCGCTCAAGACCTGCCAGATCATCGAATCCCTTGGCCAGCAATGCCTGGAGATGGCCGGCGATGTCGCCGATGCCGGCTTCTGTGCGGAAGTGGCGCGGCGCGTCCAGGAGCGCTGGGGCCGGGTGGACGTGCTGGTGAACAATGCCGGCGAACAGCATCCCCAGGAGCGCCTGGAGGACATCAGCGAGGAGCAGTGGGAGCGCACCTTCCGCACCAACATCTTCGGCATGTTCCAGCTCACCAAGGCCGTGCTGCCGTTGATGCGCGAGGGCGGGACGATCGTCAACACCACCTCGATCACCGCCTACAAGGGCAACCCGACGCTCATCGACTACTCGTCCACCAAGGGCGCGATCACCTCGTTCACCCGTTCCCTGGCGATGAACCTGGTCAAGCGCGGCATCCGCGTCAACGCGGTGGCGCCGGGGCCGATCTGGACGCCACTGATTCCCTCGACCTTCGACGCCGAGCAAGTGGCCACCTTCGGCAGCAACACGCCGATGGGGCGGCCGGGGCAGCCCGAAGAACTGGCCCCGGCCTATGTCTACCTCGCCAGCACGGACTCGTCCTATGTCAGCGGGCAGGTGCTGCACGTGAACGGCGGGACGGTGGTCAACGGCTGA
- a CDS encoding metallothionein: protein MNEQRCACAGCSCSLGANAVYREGRAFCCQACADGHPDGEKHCQDPHCHCGEQKPPRA from the coding sequence ATGAACGAACAACGCTGCGCCTGCGCCGGCTGCTCCTGCAGCCTGGGCGCCAACGCCGTCTACCGCGAGGGCCGGGCGTTCTGCTGCCAGGCCTGCGCCGACGGCCACCCGGACGGCGAAAAACACTGCCAGGACCCGCACTGCCACTGCGGTGAGCAGAAGCCGCCGCGCGCCTGA
- a CDS encoding DUF4142 domain-containing protein, with the protein MITSPASAYCRSLLLGLLVLLGNGVAATASAEESDKASAFISAALSNSQQQLARAQQAIRYGKTLAVRDQAQGVLDQHGALLRDLQTLAQKKGAPAQSDAPLKPENSQAPLGASERFDHDYAVAQLQASKQAVTAFERMTKDDADTDLQGFARLWLPMLYHQRELADQLVASQAP; encoded by the coding sequence ATGATCACCTCACCTGCCTCCGCGTATTGCCGCAGCCTGCTGCTGGGCCTGCTCGTACTCCTGGGCAACGGCGTTGCCGCCACGGCGTCCGCCGAGGAGTCGGACAAGGCCTCGGCGTTCATCTCCGCCGCCCTGAGCAACAGCCAGCAGCAACTCGCCCGCGCGCAGCAGGCGATCCGCTATGGCAAGACCCTGGCCGTGCGCGACCAGGCCCAGGGCGTGCTGGATCAGCACGGTGCGCTGCTACGGGACCTGCAGACCCTGGCGCAGAAAAAGGGCGCCCCCGCCCAGAGTGACGCCCCGTTGAAGCCGGAAAACTCCCAGGCACCGCTCGGCGCCAGCGAGCGCTTCGACCATGACTACGCAGTGGCCCAGCTGCAAGCGAGCAAGCAGGCGGTGACGGCCTTCGAGCGCATGACCAAGGACGACGCGGACACCGACCTGCAAGGCTTCGCCCGCCTCTGGCTGCCGATGCTCTACCACCAGCGCGAGCTGGCCGATCAGCTGGTGGCGTCGCAGGCGCCCTAG